One window from the genome of bacterium encodes:
- a CDS encoding thioredoxin family protein has protein sequence MTDRKKKFSAPVFPLFLIASLFPFFSGCSGAHQHLIVKKGDLARVNYTCRVPDGDVVATTSKRIAEDNTSYPKSPVFTHRQVYGPSVLTGGQEIVTSEDGFLKEFEKTIEARLSQLIVGTEVGKEYSFEIDANTPANLKDEDRFLQMARVRKRPKEKRMPRDYYLKLSKGLEPEAGQRVEVEPGLWGKVISLDGKDVLVKILAQPGSRIPTPPFGQGLVSEKEDYYEIEIEARVGDLIKAGPYTGRVVEVNDQVIISDFAHPFGGEMLTCEVKVEAVDPPGASGRALQALQQAVDKARQSETGNADIHLNQSGLPEDPNRVQPGDLILADYTISLEDGQVYRTSRESVAHDPNRVKMPEYQEPRQFLPLEIIAGEPSDIPGLSEASVGLPVHGKKTITIPADKAFGPPGSQEIKKFPLNKRLPRTMNLSPEQYVQKFKMFPSLDARVPLTPYFEAVVTEVTPQYARLSAVIEDGKQYEDPFGTTGVFLDGNQVVISLQPRIGATFEMEGKKGIITEADEDNFTVDFRHPLAGRNIVLDFEVTSLTKASKLKKEELPWQENHDQGLDTAGRENKPIVLFLYADWCPWCQKMLQETYRHPLMKTLADKFVWLKINSEKESKYKALYQQDGFPLTVLLDSQGKMVKKFDGFIPATALRRELDNCLEGY, from the coding sequence ATGACAGACCGAAAGAAAAAATTTTCTGCCCCCGTTTTTCCACTCTTCCTAATCGCCTCCCTTTTCCCCTTCTTCTCTGGCTGCAGCGGTGCTCATCAGCACCTGATCGTAAAAAAGGGTGACCTTGCCCGGGTGAATTACACCTGCCGGGTCCCTGATGGCGACGTAGTTGCCACCACTTCAAAAAGAATCGCCGAGGATAACACCTCGTATCCGAAATCCCCGGTTTTTACCCATCGCCAGGTGTATGGCCCTTCCGTCCTCACGGGTGGCCAGGAGATTGTAACTTCGGAAGACGGTTTTCTCAAGGAGTTTGAGAAAACCATTGAAGCCAGGCTCTCTCAGTTGATTGTCGGGACTGAAGTGGGAAAGGAATACAGTTTTGAGATTGACGCTAACACGCCAGCCAATCTGAAAGATGAGGACCGGTTCCTGCAGATGGCCAGAGTCAGAAAAAGGCCGAAAGAGAAGCGGATGCCCAGGGATTATTATCTGAAACTCAGCAAGGGTCTTGAGCCTGAAGCGGGCCAGCGGGTCGAGGTGGAGCCGGGGCTTTGGGGAAAGGTAATCTCTCTGGACGGGAAAGATGTCCTCGTTAAGATTCTGGCTCAGCCAGGCTCCCGCATCCCCACACCTCCCTTTGGCCAGGGACTGGTCAGCGAGAAGGAGGATTATTACGAGATCGAAATTGAAGCCCGGGTTGGAGACCTGATAAAAGCCGGGCCGTATACAGGAAGAGTCGTTGAGGTAAACGATCAGGTCATTATTTCCGACTTTGCTCATCCCTTTGGCGGGGAAATGTTGACCTGTGAGGTCAAAGTGGAGGCTGTCGATCCCCCCGGCGCATCCGGGAGAGCACTGCAAGCACTCCAGCAGGCGGTCGATAAGGCGCGGCAGAGTGAAACAGGAAATGCTGATATACATCTGAATCAAAGTGGCCTTCCGGAAGACCCGAACAGGGTGCAGCCGGGAGATCTGATTCTGGCTGATTATACCATTTCCCTGGAAGACGGACAGGTTTACCGTACGAGCCGGGAATCGGTCGCTCATGATCCAAACAGGGTAAAAATGCCGGAGTATCAGGAACCCAGACAGTTTCTTCCGCTGGAAATCATTGCCGGTGAGCCATCCGATATTCCGGGTTTATCCGAAGCCTCGGTGGGGTTGCCCGTTCATGGGAAAAAAACAATAACCATACCGGCTGATAAGGCTTTTGGTCCTCCCGGCAGTCAGGAGATAAAAAAATTTCCGCTGAACAAACGCCTTCCCCGGACCATGAACCTGTCTCCGGAGCAGTACGTTCAAAAATTCAAGATGTTTCCCAGCCTCGATGCCCGTGTTCCCCTGACTCCCTACTTCGAGGCGGTCGTAACCGAGGTTACTCCTCAATATGCCCGGCTTTCGGCGGTTATTGAAGACGGGAAGCAGTACGAAGACCCCTTTGGGACAACCGGAGTCTTTCTGGATGGAAATCAGGTCGTAATTTCCCTGCAGCCCCGAATAGGCGCGACTTTCGAAATGGAAGGGAAGAAAGGGATAATCACGGAGGCGGATGAGGATAATTTTACCGTCGATTTCCGGCACCCTCTGGCTGGCAGGAACATCGTGCTTGATTTTGAAGTAACTTCTCTCACCAAAGCATCGAAACTGAAAAAAGAAGAACTGCCCTGGCAGGAGAACCACGATCAGGGTCTTGACACTGCCGGGCGGGAAAATAAACCTATTGTACTGTTTCTGTACGCAGACTGGTGTCCCTGGTGCCAGAAGATGCTCCAGGAAACCTACCGGCATCCCCTGATGAAAACCCTGGCTGATAAATTCGTCTGGCTGAAGATTAATTCTGAGAAGGAAAGCAAATATAAAGCTCTGTATCAGCAGGACGGGTTTCCTCTGACTGTCCTTTTGGACTCACAGGGGAAAATGGTAAAAAAATTTGATGGCTTTATTCCAGCAACTGCATTGAGGAGGGAACTGGATAATTGTTTAGAGGGGTACTAA
- a CDS encoding POTRA domain-containing protein → MFRGVLKIIGKTLLLLFIVMIIGGTSSGAGAEVQEDALPEEEKVTFQIREFSIEGNTLLDDSEIERAISIYKGKNKTDEDVERARSDLESLYHRKGYPTVLVNIPEQTVEKGVIRIEVIESRIGTVTITGNEYVTKKKILRQLSGFHPGAILYMPTVQEQLGRISSNPDLQVKPVLIPTRELDIIDVELKVQDRLPVHGSFELNNRSTHTTPDLRTTASLRYDNLWQQDHSLAVQYQTSPEEPDEVQSVYISYVLSPPWDYRQGMAFYHIKSDSETTTAGDIQVLGKGRITGFRYLIPFPASERCQHTASLGIDYKDFDETIGFKNNDNNLKTPIQYAPLFLSYSASLPDSHGSTTLSTSFNMVFRGLLTEQKEFEAKRYQAKGNYLFLTAKAERSSKLPGDAGLLLRLDGQLANQPLISNEQYPAGGVDNLRGYKESEELGDNAIHFTLEMQSPNLFQRLGFRKAGNLTLHAFYDGAILQVLDRLSEDSEGSTVKSKNAGITLQGVGAGLRGGIGNHFKYGFDWGVALNDTDLTEKGDTRMYFNLLYQF, encoded by the coding sequence TTGTTTAGAGGGGTACTAAAAATCATCGGTAAGACCCTGCTCCTCCTGTTCATCGTCATGATTATTGGCGGCACATCTTCAGGAGCGGGTGCAGAGGTGCAGGAGGATGCTCTTCCGGAGGAAGAGAAGGTTACTTTTCAGATCAGGGAATTCAGCATTGAGGGGAACACGCTTTTGGATGACAGTGAGATCGAACGTGCAATTTCAATATATAAGGGAAAAAACAAAACCGATGAAGATGTAGAACGGGCAAGGTCAGACCTCGAAAGCCTCTATCACCGGAAAGGGTATCCGACCGTACTGGTAAATATCCCGGAACAAACCGTAGAGAAAGGAGTAATCAGGATCGAGGTTATTGAAAGCAGGATCGGCACGGTGACAATCACCGGAAACGAGTACGTCACCAAAAAGAAGATCCTGAGGCAATTATCCGGTTTCCATCCCGGCGCTATCCTGTATATGCCCACGGTGCAGGAGCAATTGGGCCGCATCAGCAGCAATCCTGACCTTCAGGTGAAACCGGTCCTGATACCGACAAGGGAATTAGACATTATCGATGTCGAGCTGAAAGTGCAAGACCGGCTTCCTGTTCACGGGTCTTTCGAGCTGAATAACCGCTCGACTCATACCACTCCCGATTTACGGACCACGGCATCGCTTCGGTACGACAATCTCTGGCAGCAGGACCATTCCCTGGCTGTTCAATACCAGACCTCACCGGAAGAGCCGGATGAGGTTCAGTCCGTCTATATTTCCTATGTCCTTTCACCTCCCTGGGATTACCGGCAGGGAATGGCCTTCTACCATATAAAATCAGACAGCGAGACAACCACGGCAGGGGATATTCAGGTTCTCGGAAAAGGGAGGATTACCGGATTCAGATATCTCATACCCTTCCCTGCCTCCGAGCGCTGCCAGCACACAGCTTCCCTGGGGATCGATTATAAGGATTTTGACGAGACCATAGGCTTTAAAAATAACGACAATAATTTGAAAACTCCTATCCAGTATGCTCCCCTCTTCTTATCCTACAGTGCATCGCTCCCGGATTCGCATGGCTCAACGACCCTGAGCACTTCGTTTAACATGGTCTTCCGGGGGCTTTTGACCGAACAAAAAGAATTCGAAGCCAAACGCTATCAGGCAAAAGGCAACTATCTGTTTCTGACCGCCAAAGCCGAGCGGTCTTCCAAATTGCCCGGGGATGCCGGTCTCCTGCTCAGGCTGGATGGACAACTGGCCAATCAGCCATTGATTTCCAACGAACAATATCCTGCCGGAGGAGTTGATAACCTCCGGGGGTATAAGGAAAGCGAAGAGCTTGGTGATAATGCGATTCATTTCACCCTGGAGATGCAAAGTCCCAACCTTTTTCAACGGCTGGGATTCCGGAAAGCGGGTAATCTCACGCTCCACGCTTTCTATGACGGAGCGATTCTGCAGGTGCTTGACCGGTTGAGCGAGGATAGCGAAGGAAGCACCGTGAAAAGTAAAAATGCGGGCATTACCCTTCAGGGTGTGGGTGCCGGTTTGCGGGGTGGGATTGGTAATCACTTCAAGTATGGTTTTGACTGGGGAGTGGCTCTCAATGATACGGATTTGACTGAAAAGGGAGATACCCGGATGTACTTTAATCTCCTGTATCAATTTTAA